One genomic region from Salvelinus sp. IW2-2015 linkage group LG24, ASM291031v2, whole genome shotgun sequence encodes:
- the LOC111951484 gene encoding inhibitor of growth protein 3 — translation MLYLEDYLEMIEQLPMDLRDRFTEMREMDLQVQNAMDQLEQRVNEFFVNAKKNKPEWREEQMGVIKKDYYKALEDADEKVQLANQIYDLVDRHLRKLDQELAKFKMELEADNAGITEILERRSLEMDSPSQPVNNHHVHSHTTVEKRKYTTQPSHHTTEHVPEKKFKSEALLSTLTSDASKENTPGCRTNSTTSASNNVYSVNSSQPLASYNLSSLPAGPGAGAGAITMAAAQAVQATAQMKEGRRTSSLKASYEAIKNNDFQLGREFSLTSRDTTGAYSTSALANTLTQTLTPAGSAIASDSRGGRKTKGNTKSSNHQSSSSSSSSSLSSCSSSSALAQELSQQASALPESETNNQVDWTYDPNEPRYCICNQVSYGEMVGCDNQDCPIEWFHYGCVGLTEAPKGKWYCPQCTAAMKRRGSRHK, via the exons ATGCTGTACCTAGAGGATTACCTCGAGA TGATCGAGCAGCTACCCATGGATCTCCGCGACAGGTTTACGGAAATGAGAGAGATGGACCTGCAAGTTCAGA ATGCCATGGACCAGTTGGAGCAGAGGGTGAATGAGTTCTTTGTCAATGCAAAGAAGAACAAGCCAGAGTGGAGGGAAGAGCAGATGGGAGTCATCAAAAAG GATTATTATAAAGCATTGGAGGATGCAGATGAGAAAGTACAGCTGGCCAATCAGATTTATGATCTG GTGGACCGTCACCTGAGGAAGCTGGATCAGGAGCTTGCTAAGTTCAAGATGGAGCTGGAGGCTGACAACGCTGGTATCACTGAGATTCTGGAGAGAC GATCCCTAGAGATGGACAGCCCCTCTCAGCCCGTCAACAACCACCACGTCCACTCACACACCACCGTGGAGA agaggaagTACACCACGCAGCCGAGCCACCACACTACAGAGCACGTCCCAGAGAAGAAGTTCAAATCTGAAGCCCTGCTCTCCACACTCACGTCAGACGCCTCCAAGGAGAACACRCCTGGCTGTCGCACCAACAGCACGACGTCAGCCTCTAACAACGTGTACAGTGTGAACTCATCCCAGCCCCTGGCCTCCTACAACCTCAGCTCTCTGCCTGCTGGGCCCGGGGCTGGGGCAGGGGCCATCACCATGGCTGCAGCGCAGGCTGTACAGGCCACTGCAcag ATGAAGGAGGGCAGGAGGACTAGCAGTCTGAAGGCCAGCTACGAGGCCATTAAGAACAATGACTTCCAGCTAGGGAGGGAGTTCTCCCTGACCTCCCGGGATACCACGGGGGCCTACTCCACCTCTGCCCTGGCCAACACTCTCACCCAGACCCTCACCCCCGCCGGCTCAGCCATCGCCTCCGACTCCCGCGGCGGACGCAAGACCAA AGGCAACACCAAGTCTTCCAACCACCagtcgtcgtcctcctcctcgtcttcgtCCCTGTCGTCGTGCTCCTCTTCTTCAGCCCTGGCCCAGGAGCTGTCGCAGCAGGCCTCGGCCCTCCCAGAGTCTGAGACcaacaaccaggtggactggaccTACGACCCCAACGAGCCACGCTACTGCATCTgcaaccag GTGTCTTATGGAGAAATGGTGGGCTGTGATAATCAAGAC